A single Marinitoga aeolica DNA region contains:
- a CDS encoding alpha/beta hydrolase yields MNKENLKKYYALVVISLSILWGWIALIYGFIIWFGLYILNLLLRKLPIDAVDFDGPYTYTYKKIENRELKLDIYFPKSKKQKLPVVFFAHGGGWVSGFRNQKNNVSWCKFLASKGFAVVSIDYRLGVSHTMSEILSDYTDALNYIKENYYRLKLDKNNIILMGLSAGGHLTLLYYAYNTFVKNEKHTEGIKGVVSYYTPANLKHLFDKNVKSVFAKVATATALKGFPTPTKEGEYLYYSPIFWINKNMKPVLLVHGKKDKTVPFSSSVELFKKLKEKGVQTKILVHKSGDHAFEFENNDIQTIRILNETVKFIRSLVNDEG; encoded by the coding sequence ATGAATAAAGAAAATTTAAAAAAATACTATGCTTTGGTTGTTATATCTTTATCCATTTTATGGGGATGGATCGCTTTAATTTATGGGTTTATTATTTGGTTTGGATTATATATCTTAAACTTATTATTAAGAAAACTTCCTATAGATGCTGTAGATTTTGATGGACCTTATACATATACCTATAAAAAAATTGAGAATAGAGAATTAAAACTCGATATATATTTTCCAAAATCAAAAAAACAAAAACTCCCCGTAGTTTTTTTTGCACATGGTGGGGGTTGGGTTTCTGGTTTCAGAAATCAAAAAAACAATGTATCCTGGTGTAAATTTCTTGCATCAAAAGGATTTGCTGTTGTTTCTATAGATTATAGACTTGGAGTATCACATACAATGAGTGAAATACTTTCTGATTATACTGATGCACTAAATTATATAAAAGAAAATTATTATAGATTAAAATTGGATAAAAATAATATTATTTTAATGGGATTATCCGCCGGAGGACATCTTACATTATTATACTATGCTTATAATACTTTTGTAAAGAATGAAAAACATACTGAAGGAATCAAAGGTGTTGTATCTTACTATACACCGGCTAATCTAAAACATTTATTTGATAAAAATGTAAAATCTGTTTTTGCTAAGGTTGCTACTGCTACAGCATTAAAAGGATTTCCTACCCCAACAAAAGAAGGGGAATATTTATATTATTCACCAATTTTCTGGATTAATAAAAATATGAAACCTGTATTATTAGTACATGGAAAAAAGGATAAAACAGTTCCCTTTTCATCTTCAGTTGAATTATTTAAAAAATTAAAAGAAAAAGGGGTTCAAACAAAAATACTCGTTCATAAGAGTGGTGACCATGCTTTTGAATTTGAAAATAATGATATTCAAACCATTAGAATTTTAAATGAAACTGTTAAATTTATAAGGAGCCTGGTGAATGATGAAGGTTGA
- a CDS encoding PIN domain-containing protein gives MSFGKILKIIEEKDFLEHKRKIKKEVLKVNKWLLNPRELNKRKMLSVFRFLSKNAERKILNKHLNDLQFLLIHIVEKPKENRIKDLKKYYGLLDEDVEMIKFLMYPKKFPPGGYEGKLKKYGIELYTPKVIFKRLPFKDYIDLYALMTYIPLDEKNPFIQNLLDEILKIDPLEDKKSYFKKVIEIYKSLSDFEKHLLNMQLKNFSYYHYKLLNTDSVKGLVIDGSNVVRYENRNSLQFLIEMFDNMYFGKIAFFPIHIVFDNNIEFFLNEEDKKVLKTLSEKRRVYFNSPADEMIVYIANKFGYYILSNDKFKEYDVDPKKLLKIEDFKFDN, from the coding sequence ATGAGTTTTGGAAAAATTTTAAAAATAATAGAAGAAAAAGATTTTTTAGAACATAAGAGAAAAATTAAAAAAGAGGTGTTAAAAGTAAATAAATGGTTATTAAATCCTCGGGAATTAAATAAGAGAAAAATGTTGTCTGTATTCAGATTCTTAAGTAAAAATGCAGAAAGAAAAATTTTGAATAAACATTTAAATGACTTACAATTTTTACTTATACATATAGTTGAAAAACCAAAGGAAAATAGAATAAAAGACTTAAAAAAATACTACGGATTGCTCGATGAAGATGTTGAAATGATAAAATTTCTAATGTATCCTAAGAAATTTCCACCAGGAGGATATGAGGGAAAATTGAAAAAATATGGAATAGAATTATATACACCTAAAGTGATATTTAAAAGACTCCCATTTAAAGATTACATAGATTTATATGCTTTGATGACATATATACCTTTAGATGAAAAAAATCCATTTATTCAGAACTTACTGGATGAAATATTAAAAATAGATCCATTAGAAGATAAGAAGTCATATTTTAAAAAAGTTATTGAAATATACAAGAGTTTAAGCGATTTTGAAAAACATTTATTAAATATGCAATTAAAGAACTTTTCTTATTATCATTATAAATTATTAAATACAGATTCCGTAAAAGGATTAGTTATAGATGGTAGTAATGTGGTGAGATATGAAAATAGAAATTCTTTGCAATTTTTAATTGAAATGTTTGATAATATGTATTTTGGAAAGATAGCATTTTTTCCTATTCATATTGTTTTTGATAATAATATAGAATTTTTTTTAAATGAAGAAGATAAAAAAGTATTAAAAACTCTTTCAGAAAAAAGGAGAGTATATTTTAATTCGCCAGCTGATGAAATGATAGTATATATAGCCAATAAGTTTGGATATTATATATTATCTAATGATAAATTCAAAGAATATGATGTTGATCCAAAAAAATTACTAAAAATAGAAGATTTTAAATTTGACAATTAA
- a CDS encoding class II glutamine amidotransferase domain-containing protein yields the protein MKKYITGILIAFLTITLYSQGLFLFKTININDLDISKYANKKYLFDKKLVLINSIVDESGNIYAIVEDQDPSLNYKKTYYLKTNIFSKKLETFSEIEEKIDINDLEMIVEKENLYLKTPDGIYMYDKNGKLIEKMMYESNKKNTANGKFIKINKNEFISMDFPVYNRPEYYIYRLNYNGEKLENNILVKSHEIIRNLFKDKDEIYVFTHNIENDIYNIYLLKDRELKKLYSLPGYKFKTSGKFKPNDSDHEVLFHSIKSIGIIDKKIYFIVQLKNSKNENLLLFDIRNKKEEYIKYKYNEENYPERLVKINNEEYLIYNGKPYENYDFKIYKLK from the coding sequence ATGAAAAAGTATATTACAGGTATTTTAATAGCATTTTTAACTATTACATTATATAGCCAGGGATTATTTTTATTTAAAACTATCAACATTAATGATCTTGACATAAGTAAATATGCAAATAAAAAATATTTATTTGATAAAAAGCTGGTGTTGATAAATAGTATAGTTGATGAATCTGGGAATATTTATGCTATAGTTGAAGATCAAGATCCATCGCTAAATTATAAAAAAACATATTATTTAAAAACAAATATATTTTCTAAAAAATTAGAAACCTTTTCAGAAATTGAAGAGAAAATAGATATCAATGATCTTGAAATGATAGTTGAAAAAGAAAATCTATATTTAAAAACTCCAGATGGAATATATATGTATGACAAAAATGGAAAACTAATAGAAAAGATGATGTATGAATCTAATAAAAAAAATACAGCAAATGGTAAATTTATAAAAATCAATAAAAATGAATTTATAAGTATGGATTTTCCTGTTTATAATAGACCAGAGTATTATATATACAGATTAAATTATAATGGAGAAAAATTAGAGAACAACATATTAGTAAAAAGTCATGAAATAATACGTAATTTATTTAAGGATAAAGATGAAATATATGTTTTCACGCATAATATCGAAAATGACATTTACAATATATATCTTTTAAAAGATAGAGAACTTAAAAAATTATACTCATTACCGGGATATAAATTTAAAACAAGCGGGAAATTTAAACCAAATGATAGCGATCATGAAGTTTTATTTCATAGTATAAAATCAATAGGAATAATTGATAAAAAAATATATTTTATAGTTCAATTAAAAAACTCAAAAAATGAAAATTTATTGTTATTTGATATAAGAAATAAAAAAGAAGAATATATAAAATATAAATATAATGAAGAAAATTATCCAGAAAGATTGGTAAAAATTAATAATGAGGAATATCTTATTTATAATGGGAAACCATATGAGAATTATGATTTTAAAATATATAAACTAAAATAG
- a CDS encoding alpha/beta fold hydrolase, protein MMKVDFSYKKKKIDYISGFIFKGKHYRCNYIRFKTLYRNPAEGTETVELYNFMPKDKTYASALILHGLGSANVKYMIWMARRLASVGINTTILILPGNYTRVDKKSVSGRSYLWPDLKIMYRFWEHGVIDTLTTIDFLKQEGLWRKDHILLGYCLGGMVGTIVEALEPQLKHLLLMTTGGHLPEILYNSPATTFVKRLIEKGFKDEYELHNPDKIFDIYNTQFEKVRKMSLNELINSENIHPLFKIDPLSYAHLINPKKITFVEAFFDKTLSKKSRKMLFSEFKGAKRYIIPTGHVTWLPFEFLLAKNVIKILNIEDLKIKSRLYGFDEIEEALDDEVIKK, encoded by the coding sequence ATGATGAAGGTTGATTTTTCATATAAAAAGAAAAAAATTGATTATATTTCTGGTTTCATATTCAAAGGAAAACATTACAGATGTAATTATATTCGATTTAAAACTTTATACAGGAATCCTGCAGAAGGAACCGAAACTGTTGAATTGTATAATTTCATGCCAAAAGATAAAACCTATGCTTCAGCTTTAATCTTACATGGACTTGGAAGTGCAAATGTTAAATATATGATATGGATGGCCAGAAGGCTTGCAAGTGTTGGAATAAATACAACCATATTAATACTACCTGGAAACTATACAAGAGTAGATAAAAAATCTGTTAGCGGTAGAAGTTATCTGTGGCCTGATTTAAAAATAATGTATAGATTTTGGGAACACGGTGTAATAGATACCCTAACTACTATAGATTTTTTAAAACAAGAAGGGTTATGGCGAAAAGACCATATCTTGTTAGGATACTGTTTAGGAGGAATGGTTGGTACTATTGTTGAAGCATTAGAACCACAATTAAAACATCTCCTTTTAATGACTACAGGTGGTCATTTACCAGAAATATTATATAATTCTCCCGCTACAACTTTTGTGAAACGATTAATAGAAAAAGGATTCAAGGATGAATATGAACTTCATAATCCTGACAAAATATTCGATATATATAATACACAATTTGAAAAGGTCCGAAAAATGTCTTTAAACGAATTAATAAACTCCGAAAATATTCATCCATTATTTAAAATAGATCCTTTATCTTACGCACATTTAATAAATCCTAAAAAAATAACTTTTGTTGAAGCATTTTTCGATAAAACTTTATCTAAAAAAAGTAGAAAAATGCTTTTTAGCGAATTCAAAGGAGCTAAACGTTATATTATTCCTACAGGTCATGTTACCTGGTTACCATTTGAGTTTTTGCTGGCAAAAAATGTAATAAAAATACTAAATATAGAGGATTTAAAAATAAAATCTAGATTATATGGCTTTGATGAAATCGAAGAAGCTCTTGATGATGAAGTCATTAAGAAGTAA
- the pepT gene encoding peptidase T, with translation MKKVHERFIEYTKFYTTSNEESKACPSTPEQLILAKYLKAELANIGMKDVELDENGYVYATLPSNIDKEVPTIGFIAHMDTAPALTGKDVKAKIVKYDGGDIVLNKEKNIVLSPKEFPTLNNYIGQEIIVTDGNTLLGADDKAGIAEIITAIEYLIEHPEIKHGTIKVGFTPDEEIGRGADKFNVEKFNANFAYTVDGGEIGELEAENFNAATATYTIHGKSIHPGTAKDKMINAALIAAELAMMFPEAQTPQHTEKYEGFFHVVHISGDCDSAKLVMIVRDHDKTLFENKKWLCEKNAELLNRKYGEGTIELELKDSYYNMKEKIDPEIIEIAKKAMEKVGVKPIIKPIRGGTDGARLSYMGLPCPNIFTGGHNFHGRYEYIPIPSMGKAVETIIEIIKLVSEK, from the coding sequence ATGAAAAAAGTTCATGAAAGATTTATTGAGTATACAAAATTTTATACTACATCTAATGAAGAATCAAAAGCGTGTCCTTCAACACCTGAACAATTAATATTAGCAAAATATTTAAAAGCAGAATTAGCGAATATTGGAATGAAAGATGTAGAATTAGATGAAAATGGATATGTATATGCAACTCTTCCATCAAACATTGATAAAGAGGTTCCTACTATAGGATTTATTGCTCATATGGATACAGCGCCTGCACTAACAGGAAAAGATGTTAAAGCAAAAATAGTAAAGTATGATGGTGGAGATATTGTATTAAATAAAGAAAAAAATATTGTTTTAAGTCCTAAAGAGTTTCCAACTTTAAATAATTATATTGGTCAAGAAATAATAGTAACAGATGGAAATACATTACTTGGTGCAGATGATAAAGCGGGTATAGCAGAAATTATTACTGCAATAGAATATTTAATAGAACATCCAGAAATAAAACACGGAACAATTAAAGTGGGCTTTACACCAGATGAAGAAATTGGTAGAGGTGCTGATAAATTCAATGTAGAAAAATTTAATGCTAATTTTGCATACACAGTAGATGGTGGTGAAATTGGTGAATTGGAAGCAGAAAATTTTAACGCAGCAACTGCGACTTATACCATTCATGGTAAGAGTATTCACCCTGGAACAGCAAAAGATAAGATGATTAATGCGGCATTAATTGCTGCAGAATTAGCAATGATGTTTCCAGAAGCTCAAACTCCACAACATACAGAAAAATATGAAGGGTTTTTCCATGTGGTTCATATCTCTGGAGATTGTGATAGTGCAAAATTAGTAATGATAGTAAGAGATCATGATAAAACATTATTTGAAAATAAGAAATGGTTATGTGAAAAAAATGCAGAATTATTAAATAGAAAATATGGGGAAGGTACTATTGAATTAGAATTAAAAGATAGTTATTATAATATGAAAGAAAAAATTGATCCAGAAATTATAGAAATTGCTAAAAAAGCCATGGAAAAAGTAGGAGTTAAACCTATTATTAAACCTATCAGAGGTGGTACTGACGGGGCAAGATTATCATATATGGGCCTGCCCTGTCCAAACATTTTCACTGGTGGCCATAATTTCCATGGAAGATATGAATATATTCCAATTCCATCTATGGGAAAGGCGGTTGAAACTATTATTGAAATAATAAAATTAGTATCAGAAAAATAA
- a CDS encoding C45 family autoproteolytic acyltransferase/hydolase, with product MKKLFCLLLIVLLIPALYIFYLFLPLHYSIDNINNKNFKIEKIGNIKVLYLSGTHSEIGYQHGLALKEEINKMKNLLDQELKDKKFLEKIIIRYTMKNYFRSIPSEYKKEMSAIAKASGTSLDTIFLLNIYDELFNLYGCTNLSVWGKKSIDGNIIHGRNLDYFLSNKLWNLNILFVYNVANGNDFISLTWPGIIGVLTGMNNKGISLGSMTSVSDNQSSNGVPTGILYRIIMEKAENISTVEKILNTTKRTIGNNLMVSSKNDKKSVVFEFDSKNLEKIEHNERIVSTNHYTVLKNKEEDYSGSISRKIIAEKYIDWKQNISLNDIVEIMRSLDIGDIGNQSICRSDTVHSAIFLPMTEEIYIAANDGIYASLGRYFHFLFKNEKLKYIDYIDYSYNYFNLLNNFFYNEYQKGNLNNKEIMHYIESFTKNKEFDYIDIINIIQFYKSIDLKDVAYNYILILKKRFNIQKQIVEKMDKNTSPEKVLSILNHYDASLFFLVEGYKIIGDVENLKKYCEIGISDGIDGESNEWYETKFKEYYKEYFSKDI from the coding sequence ATGAAGAAACTTTTTTGTTTATTATTAATAGTTCTGCTAATTCCGGCATTATATATATTTTACTTATTTTTACCCTTGCATTATAGTATAGATAATATTAATAATAAAAATTTCAAAATTGAAAAAATTGGAAATATTAAAGTGCTATATCTTTCAGGGACACATTCTGAGATTGGTTATCAACATGGATTAGCTTTAAAAGAAGAAATCAATAAAATGAAAAATCTTTTAGATCAAGAACTTAAAGATAAAAAATTTCTCGAAAAAATTATTATTAGATATACTATGAAAAATTATTTTAGAAGTATTCCGTCAGAATATAAAAAGGAAATGTCTGCTATAGCAAAGGCCAGTGGGACTTCACTTGATACCATCTTCTTATTAAATATTTATGATGAATTATTCAATTTGTATGGATGCACTAATCTGTCTGTTTGGGGTAAGAAAAGTATTGATGGTAATATAATCCATGGAAGAAATTTGGATTATTTTCTTTCTAATAAACTATGGAATCTAAATATCCTATTTGTATATAATGTAGCCAATGGAAATGACTTTATTTCATTAACATGGCCAGGAATTATTGGAGTATTAACAGGAATGAATAATAAAGGGATTTCTCTGGGATCCATGACATCTGTTTCAGATAATCAAAGTTCAAATGGTGTTCCAACAGGAATATTATATAGAATAATTATGGAAAAAGCAGAAAATATTTCCACTGTAGAAAAGATATTGAATACAACTAAAAGAACAATCGGAAATAACCTTATGGTTTCAAGCAAAAATGATAAGAAATCTGTTGTATTTGAATTTGATTCAAAAAATCTTGAAAAAATAGAACATAATGAAAGGATTGTTTCAACAAATCATTACACTGTATTAAAAAACAAAGAGGAAGATTATTCTGGTTCAATATCAAGAAAAATAATTGCAGAAAAATATATAGATTGGAAACAAAATATTTCTTTGAATGATATAGTGGAAATTATGAGAAGTTTAGATATAGGCGATATTGGTAATCAATCAATATGTAGATCAGATACTGTTCATAGTGCGATTTTTTTACCAATGACTGAAGAAATATATATTGCTGCAAATGATGGAATATACGCATCGCTAGGAAGATATTTTCATTTTCTATTTAAAAATGAAAAATTAAAATATATTGATTATATAGATTATTCATATAACTATTTTAATCTTTTAAATAATTTCTTTTATAATGAATATCAAAAAGGAAATTTGAATAATAAAGAAATTATGCATTATATAGAATCATTTACAAAAAACAAAGAATTTGATTATATAGATATAATTAATATTATTCAGTTTTATAAAAGTATAGATTTAAAAGATGTAGCATATAATTATATTTTAATATTAAAAAAACGATTTAATATACAGAAACAAATTGTAGAAAAAATGGATAAAAATACTTCACCAGAAAAAGTCCTTTCTATCCTTAACCATTATGATGCCAGTTTATTTTTTTTAGTGGAAGGATATAAAATCATTGGAGATGTGGAAAACTTAAAAAAATACTGTGAAATAGGCATAAGTGATGGTATTGATGGCGAATCAAATGAATGGTATGAAACTAAATTCAAAGAATATTATAAAGAATATTTTTCTAAAGATATATAA
- a CDS encoding HAD family hydrolase: MKKYVAFFDLDRTLLDKYSPQLYYKYEIKYGKFTWWKYYRMGLFTLFYKLGIEIKDMEKMMRDTAMQYAGQNAEEAFGFAKQWFEEDGKYHIRESMKKEIKFHKNNDAYLVIISASPDSIVMPVAEYLNFDDSICTKTVIKDGIITGEMGVYMYEENKVKEAEKLCESHNFDIKEAYFYSDSISDLPLLEEVGNPVCVAPDFRLKRIAKKRKWRIIEK, from the coding sequence ATGAAAAAATATGTAGCTTTTTTTGATTTAGATAGAACATTACTTGATAAATATAGCCCACAACTTTACTATAAATATGAAATAAAATACGGTAAATTCACGTGGTGGAAATATTACCGAATGGGTTTATTTACATTATTTTATAAACTTGGTATTGAAATAAAAGATATGGAAAAAATGATGAGAGATACAGCTATGCAATATGCTGGTCAAAATGCTGAGGAAGCCTTTGGTTTTGCAAAACAATGGTTTGAAGAAGATGGCAAATATCATATTAGAGAAAGCATGAAAAAAGAAATAAAATTTCATAAAAATAATGATGCTTACCTTGTTATTATCTCAGCATCTCCTGATTCTATAGTTATGCCTGTAGCAGAATATTTGAATTTTGATGATTCTATTTGTACTAAAACAGTCATAAAAGACGGAATTATTACAGGAGAAATGGGAGTTTACATGTATGAAGAAAACAAAGTTAAAGAAGCTGAAAAATTATGTGAATCACATAATTTTGACATAAAAGAAGCTTATTTTTATAGCGACTCTATTTCTGATTTACCACTTTTAGAAGAGGTAGGCAATCCGGTTTGTGTAGCACCAGATTTCAGATTAAAAAGAATAGCTAAAAAAAGGAAATGGAGAATAATAGAAAAATAA
- a CDS encoding GGDEF domain-containing protein has protein sequence MHNHNYIRKIIFDSLIVFLLFIYFPFHLNFQILNLLTVLLITFISDNIDVKWKNNSRLVSNVPGFLVAYLHGPQYIFAASLITLFRLNERNYLKRIRKFLVYFFMYYGSYIIVNFFDLNIYMKLFLYISLSKILNSLLVDITKFDIKLFAIEYVFFIASLPSIYLHLLSQNTIVKYYFLSQNLIFLGIYYFITKYLYEKEEEKIKNKRLNRFNEIMLEFSNLLYSYSIKASKEFILNEAAKFLNKKFGYKYVLISEIDYANDIIKRISYAGFSKEEFEKLKNRKVYASEIINEVFKNDYRYGEVYFIPNMAEKLNKNDYFIFEQNINANNIKNKDYMWNKNDLLAIALKNKNNDLIGYISCDSPENGLRPTREDMQILSVLAKIVSMILVHGEHFKEIKKMSETDYLTGLYNSSKLNKDLQMYEREKNLISLAFIDLDNFKKINDKYGHLKGDSLLKEFSNILKNSIRSNDKAYRYGGDEFIIIFEGINKFEARNIIKRIKKNLTRTGLKFSVGIEDNNKTNINILIKNADKKAYTAKNKGKNKIIY, from the coding sequence ATGCATAACCATAATTACATAAGAAAAATTATTTTTGATAGTTTGATTGTTTTTTTGTTATTTATTTATTTCCCATTTCACTTGAATTTTCAAATTTTAAACTTACTAACGGTTCTTCTAATAACCTTTATTTCAGATAATATAGATGTAAAATGGAAAAATAATAGTCGTCTTGTATCTAATGTACCAGGATTTTTAGTCGCTTATTTACATGGGCCACAATACATATTTGCAGCATCTTTAATAACATTATTTCGATTAAATGAAAGAAATTATTTAAAAAGGATTAGAAAATTTCTTGTTTATTTCTTCATGTATTATGGCTCATATATAATAGTTAACTTTTTTGATTTAAATATTTATATGAAATTATTTTTATATATATCACTATCAAAAATACTAAATTCTTTATTAGTTGATATTACTAAATTTGATATAAAATTATTTGCTATTGAATATGTTTTTTTTATAGCTTCATTACCAAGCATATACCTACATTTATTAAGCCAAAATACAATAGTAAAATATTACTTTTTATCTCAAAACCTGATATTTCTTGGTATTTATTATTTCATAACTAAATACTTATATGAAAAAGAAGAAGAGAAAATAAAAAATAAAAGATTAAATCGTTTTAATGAAATAATGCTTGAATTTTCAAACTTATTATATTCGTATTCAATAAAAGCATCAAAAGAATTTATATTAAATGAGGCTGCAAAATTTCTTAATAAAAAGTTTGGATATAAATATGTTCTAATATCTGAAATAGATTACGCAAATGACATAATTAAAAGAATTTCATATGCAGGTTTTTCGAAGGAAGAATTTGAAAAACTAAAAAATAGAAAAGTATACGCTTCAGAAATTATAAACGAAGTTTTTAAAAATGATTATAGATATGGAGAAGTTTACTTTATACCAAATATGGCTGAAAAATTAAATAAAAACGATTATTTTATATTTGAACAAAACATAAATGCAAACAATATAAAAAATAAGGATTATATGTGGAATAAAAATGATCTCCTTGCTATTGCTTTAAAAAATAAAAATAATGATCTTATTGGTTATATATCATGTGATAGTCCTGAAAATGGATTAAGACCAACAAGGGAAGATATGCAAATATTATCTGTTTTAGCAAAAATTGTTTCTATGATACTTGTTCATGGAGAGCATTTTAAAGAAATTAAAAAAATGAGCGAAACAGATTATTTAACTGGTCTGTATAATTCATCAAAACTAAATAAAGATCTTCAAATGTACGAGAGAGAAAAAAATTTAATCTCCTTAGCATTCATTGATCTAGATAACTTTAAAAAAATAAACGATAAATATGGGCATTTAAAAGGAGATTCATTATTAAAAGAATTCTCAAACATATTAAAAAATTCAATTCGATCAAATGATAAAGCATATCGATATGGCGGTGATGAATTTATAATAATTTTTGAAGGCATCAACAAATTTGAAGCTAGAAACATTATAAAAAGAATAAAAAAGAATCTTACACGTACTGGCCTTAAATTTAGTGTAGGTATCGAAGATAATAATAAAACAAATATTAATATTTTAATAAAAAATGCAGATAAAAAAGCTTATACTGCAAAGAATAAAGGTAAAAATAAAATAATATATTAG